The stretch of DNA CGAAGCGGACATATGACAATCGTCGAAGGTCTTGATGGGCGCCGCGCGGCCGCGCACGCCGTGACGGAGGTCCTCGCCGGGGTGCGGTTTGCGGGGGAAACACTTGCCGCGCTCAGCACCGCTGGGCAACTGCACGGTCCGGCGCTGGGGCGGGCGATGGACATTGCCTACGGCACGGTGCGCCACCTCTTGACGATTGAGCGGATTCTCGCCCAGGTAGCGCGCTTTGACCCGACCCGCACTCCGCCGGCGGTGCGGGCGATTCTCAGCACTGCCGCGTTCGAGCTGCTCTGGCGCTCGGGCACCCCGCACTACGCGGCTGTGAATGAAGCGGTGAATCTCGCGCGGCGCGTGGTGCGCGGGCGGGCGCCGGGCATGGTGAATGCGGTGTTACGTCGGCTGGCTGCCACTTGCCCCGAAACCGACCTGGTCCCATGGGTACGACACGATCCCACCTTGATTCGCATGGGCTGGAACCTGGCACGGCGCCTGGTCCTGGCGGTCCTGCCAACCGCGGACGCGCGGGATGGCTTCCTGGCACACACGGCGGCCGCGACCGGGCTCAGGGCAAGTCACTACGCGGGTTGGGTCACGCGGTACGGCGCAGCCCCGGCCGAGGCGGCTGCCTGGGCATCGCAGGCCGTGCCGCCCATCGTGCTCCAGCGGCATAAGCTGCGCGCGTCAGAGGACCAATTTCGTGCCACCTGCGGTGCGAACTACGGCGAGCTGGTGGAGTTTGCGGACGACGCGGCGTACTTCGCCCCCACGGTGCCGATTGCGACCGTGCCGGCTTTCGAGGATGGCCTTGGATACGTGCAGGACACCACCGCCCATGCGGCCGCGCTCGCGCTGGAACCGCAACCGGGGGAGCGCATTCTCGATCTGTGCGCGGCCCCCGGAGGCAAAACCATTGCGCTCGCGTGCGCCGCGCAAGACGGTGCACGGATTCTCGCCACCGACATCGCGCCTGACCGGTTGCGACGGATTCGCGAGAACGTGGAGCGGTTGAAGCTTACTTCGATCGAGGTCGGGGTTGTGAGTGCGGACGGACGCGAGCTCCTGGCTGAAGCCGGTCAATTCGACGCGGCCCTGGTGGATGTACCGTGCTCAAATACGGGGGTATTGGCACGGCGCCCGGAGGCGCGCCTCGGATTCCGGTCGTCGAAGCTCGCCGCGCTGGTAGCCGTGCAGGCGGAGTTGCTGACCCGTGCCGCGCGCTGCATACGGCCGGGTGGGCGACTGGTCTACAGCACGTGCAGCATCGAGCCGGCGGAGAACGAGGAGGTGGTGGCCGCATTTGTAGCGGCGCACCCGGCGTGGCACGTGGTGGCGGAACAGGTCACGCTGCCGACGTGGGGTCCGGCGCGTGCGCTGTGGCGTGACGGGGGGTACTGGGCGCGGCTGGTGCAGGCACCGTAAACCCTATGCCGGAGATTGCGTCGGCGCAAGTTGCTTGTGGCTGCCGTCGCACCAAGGCGGGGTGCCGGTCTGGTGGCACTGGCAGATCCACTTTTTGCCTGGCTCGGTGAGTTCGCACACGAAGGGCTTGCACCCGGTATCCATC from Phycisphaerales bacterium encodes:
- a CDS encoding methyltransferase domain-containing protein; the encoded protein is MTIVEGLDGRRAAAHAVTEVLAGVRFAGETLAALSTAGQLHGPALGRAMDIAYGTVRHLLTIERILAQVARFDPTRTPPAVRAILSTAAFELLWRSGTPHYAAVNEAVNLARRVVRGRAPGMVNAVLRRLAATCPETDLVPWVRHDPTLIRMGWNLARRLVLAVLPTADARDGFLAHTAAATGLRASHYAGWVTRYGAAPAEAAAWASQAVPPIVLQRHKLRASEDQFRATCGANYGELVEFADDAAYFAPTVPIATVPAFEDGLGYVQDTTAHAAALALEPQPGERILDLCAAPGGKTIALACAAQDGARILATDIAPDRLRRIRENVERLKLTSIEVGVVSADGRELLAEAGQFDAALVDVPCSNTGVLARRPEARLGFRSSKLAALVAVQAELLTRAARCIRPGGRLVYSTCSIEPAENEEVVAAFVAAHPAWHVVAEQVTLPTWGPARALWRDGGYWARLVQAP
- a CDS encoding CDGSH iron-sulfur domain-containing protein; its protein translation is MAEPIHGTRPIGVDETPGKKAYCTCGHSQKLPYCDGSHNRMDTGCKPFVCELTEPGKKWICQCHQTGTPPWCDGSHKQLAPTQSPA